From one Melospiza melodia melodia isolate bMelMel2 chromosome 4, bMelMel2.pri, whole genome shotgun sequence genomic stretch:
- the LRTM2 gene encoding leucine-rich repeat and transmembrane domain-containing protein 2 — MLPASAGHRWRSRFLMRWQEACLLGCWLSLCAAESFFACPSSCKCNSGNLEVDCSGLGLSSIPSDIPTNTRTFLFLNNKLSILPGAVFSNLSALQRLDLSNNFLDQLPQNIFSDLGNLTELQLRNNSIRALDKDLLQHTALLRQLDLSINGLAQIPSGIFDDLPALRSLSLRSNRLQSLDRVTFEPLTSLQHLQVGDNPWECDCNLRDFKHWMEWFSYRGGKIDQLACTLPKELKGKDMRMVPMEMFNYCSQLDDENSSTVLDNTGPPCTKGSPAPSKSKSGPEPEVEPSVGCPQKQRYRPVSVRRAIGTVIIAGVVCGIVCIMMVVAAAYGCIYASLMAKYHRELKKRQPLMGDTEGEHEEQKQISSVA, encoded by the exons ATGCTGCCTGCAAGTGCTGGCCACCGGTGGAGGAGCAGGTTCCTCATGAGGTGGCAGGAGGCTTGTC TGCTTGGCTGCTGGCTCTCACTATGTGCTGCTGAGTCCTTCTTTGCTTGTCCTTCCTCCTGCAAGTGTAACAGTGGCAACCTGGAAGTGGACTGCAGTGGTTTGGGCCTCTCTTCCATTCCCTCAGACATCCCCACAAACACCAGGACCTTCCTCTTTCTCAACAACAAACTCAGCATCCTGCCAGGAGCAGTGTTTTCCAACCTCTCTGCTCTACAGAGGTTGGACCTATCCAACAACTTCTTGGACCAGCTCCCTCAGAACATCTTCAGTGacctggggaacctcacagagctgcagctgaggaaCAACAGCATCCGGGCCTTGGACAAGGACCTGCTCCAGCACACGGCCCTGCTGCGCCAGCTGGATCTCTCCATCAACGGCCTGGCCCAGATCCCTTCGGGCATCTTTGACGATCTGCCTGCCCTGCGCTCCCTCTCCCTCAGGTCCAACCGCCTGCAGAGCCTGGACAGGGTGACCTTTGAGCCTCTGACCAGCCTGCAGCACCTCCAGGTTGGGGACAACCCCTGGGAATGCGACTGCAACCTCCGGGACTTCAAGCACTGGATGGAGTGGTTCTCCTACCGAG GTGGGAAAATCGACCAGCTGGCCTGCACCctgcccaaggagctgaaaggaaAGGACATGCGGATGGTGCCCATGGAGATGTTCAACTACTGCTCCCAGCTGGATGACGAGAACAGCTCTACAGTGCTGGACAATACTGGCCCACCTTGCACTAAAGGAAGCCCTGCTCCTTCCAAATCTAAATCAGGCCCAGAACCAGAAGTGGAGCCCAGTGTGGGATGCCCTCAGAAACAGCGGTACAGGCCCGTGAGCGTGCGCCGCGCGATCGGCACTGTGATCATTGCAGGGGTGGTTTGTGGCATCGTCTGCATCATGATGGTGGTGGCAGCTGCCTATGGCTGCATCTACGCCTCCCTCATGGCCAAGTACCACAGGGAGCTGAAGAAGAGGCAGCCACTCATGGGTGACACAGAAGGTGAACACGAAGAGCAAAAACAAATCTCTTCTGTGGCGTGA